In Miscanthus floridulus cultivar M001 chromosome 8, ASM1932011v1, whole genome shotgun sequence, the sequence ccgtccccataggtcgggcgaggcggatcgcacgaccttgggatccggcgaggcggagcccgtggccaaaggtcaggtgaggcggagcccgcggcctcggtgtcggttggagctgtagtcgcacgTTTGACTGCCTGGATGGATTAACGTATAACGATCATTAACCCCTACTCTTCGGGTACCTAAGTATTGGTTCCCGACAATATATTTATTTGGTAATGTAAATGGTAACAGCATAAATTTATATGAATTTAGTTGATATTACACAAAAttaacttaggacaaaactaCCTAATATATTACACTTATACAATATATGGCTATGTTCACTTGAGCTTATAAGCTAGAATCAGCCCTACTTTTTCAGTCATAGAATaatattttctctcacaataaatcagccctATAAATCAGACGCAGCAGCAATAAATCCTGCCGAGCAGAGCCTATAATGATAATAGTACCATCTCTCTCGCACAGAATTCACAAATCACAACTGCTTTGCTCTGACTTTGCTGAGATGAAGGAAGTCAAAGGCCACAACAACGCTGCCGTCCAGCCTCTTCACCACGAACCTCTCCACCAGCACCGATCCGCCGCTGGTCACCTTTTCGGCGTCCTCCTCGTCCACCCACCCCTCCCTGGACTCTTCCCACCGCATCCTCTCCAACACGCTCTTGCAAACCCCCAGATgctgcctcgccgccgccgccttgaaCCACAAGTAAGCGTCGCCGTGCCGGCGCGAGTTCAGATCCTCCTCCGCTTCCGCGCACCCGCCGATGTACGCCCTCATGCTAGCAAGCTTGGAGCCACCGCCGCTGTACGCGTGCACCGGTTCCCAGCGCAGCTCGAGCGTCACCTCGTAGAACGCGCTGCGCTCCATCTGCTCCCGTGGCGCGACGTCGGCTTCTTTGATCAGGAAGAACGGGGAGTACCATTTCCCGACGGCGGCCGCCGTAGCTGCCACCGGGAAGGCGTAGTCGGCGAGCTGGCGCGATCGGAGCGCGGCGTCCATGCCCATGGCATCGCCGACGCCGAGATCGAATTTCCCGGTCTTGGACGCGTACACCTCCCAGTACTTGCTGCGGTAGAGCGAGGAGGGGAAGCCGTCGGCGGCGACAGCCCTGGCCGTGAACCACCCGCGCCTGCGCTGGACGATCTCCATCTGCTGGTAGACGTCGGCCGGGTCGAACGGCCGCGGCGCCACGTCCTTGATGCAGCGGAAGAAGCAGCACGTCACCTTGTCCTCCTCGCGGGAGCACGCCCTGACGAGCCCCCAGTTCTTGCCCTTGGCGATCACGGCGTAGTAGCGGTTGGACGCCAGCGGCTGGTCGGGGACCGGCACGAACACGACGGCTTCTTCCTGGACACTGGTCGTTTGGCCATTCGATACCGTGTACCGCACTTTGAGCACGCGGTCCTGCGGCAATGGGAGCTCACGCACGCGCCGATCGGGGAACAGGCCCCAGCAGCTAGTCTCTTCATCGGCGGCACCCTTCACGACGAGGTAGCCGGAGTTCCGGCCCTCCGGCGGTGCCCCGGACGCCGCCTCCGGGTGGCTCTTAAAGAGGGACAGCGGCTTCGTCGCATACATGCTTGGCTTTTGCCTGCGTTGGTGCTTCTTGGATGCAAACGAATTGGATATGCGATCGAGTATACAAGGAAAGGAGATACTGTAGCTTGCTTGGGTGATTTGGTCCCTTAGACCATGCCAACGCGTCCCTGAGCTGACTTGTCGTAGAATAGTCAGCGGCTTCGTCGCATACATCCCAGGCCTTTTTGCTTGGGTTCGTGTTTCGTGGATACGCGTTAGGCATCACTCGTCAAATCAGAATAGCTAGTCTATTGGTTTTCTGAAGACCCAAAATTTGCGCGTTTGTATAGTCACTTTTCCTAAACGTCAGGTGCCTAGAAATTTGATGGAAAATTGACTTTCAGGCGACGCGCTGAACGTGTGGCACAAGTATGTTGTATTTTTCTCTTGTGATTTATTTATAatttgttaattgttttgtgtaaCAATATATTATTTTTTGTCCTCATCTAACTATAAAAAAAATGTAAATTGTAGGCTCTATATGGCACGGctccacttcactagtgaagtcgttattttttgcttcagctccacgacCAGCTCCATCGGTAAATCTGGAGCAGTTTTGGTAAACCATTTGGCCAAACAGTTTTACATGTAGAGCTCCTTAAATCATGCTCTCCCAAAACCCCCATGCAGAGCCCACcagggcaaggtggagccactATTTTTTGCTCCACTCTCCATATACCCTCTATGCGAGCACGATTTAAGGGGCTCCTTAGGTGAAGCCGTTTTATTTTACCTTGTTCGGCATAAAACGGCTTCAAACGCCTTTCAGGAACTGGTGGAGAAACAgtaccaaacggggcctaaattgTCTTTGTGTCAACATATATTAGGGTCCCATTTGTCACGGCTTCTCCAACAGCTTCATGAGCCGTTTTTTGCCAAACGGAGTAAAATAAAACGGCTTCACCCAGGAAGCCCCTTAAATCGTGCTCTCACAGATGCTTAAGGAAGGATGTAGTCAAAAATAGTGGCTTCACCCGGCTTCACTTCGTCTTAGTGGGTTTTGCATGGGGttatgtgagagcatgttttaagAAGCTCTACATGtgaagttgttttgccaaacagtTTACCAAAACAACTCTAGCTCCACTGATGTAACTATTCTTGGAGCGGAAGCAAAAAGAAATGGCTCCACTATATGAAGTGGAGCCGTGCCAAATGGGGCCTAGATTTTATTAGGTTTGTAATTTTGTCTATCGGATTTTTTATTCCCGGGTCCAAAAACTATAAATTATGTCTACAGAAATTGCAACCAAGTAAAGTTGCAATtttaacataaaatatatgcaataattATCACCTGAAAGGAAGCCTGAATTTTAGCAACTCTCTTGTAGAGAACAAATGATAATGACAATCATTTTAACGGCAATACCCAAATATCTTTCTGCCATTTTCTCAAGCTAAAAAACGAAGAACAATTGATTAGATTCTTTGTGGTGTGATCTGTTCATCCAAGTTCAAGTACTCGAATTAGCACGAGTGTTCACATTTTCTATAGTTGTTTTAGAATTTAATGATGTTATTATTCTTTTTAGTGGTAGACAATATGCTCATTAACAGAACATGATGGTGATTTCGTTAATCTTAAGATATAGGAGTGAGTGTGCATGCATAAACAAATTGGATTGATATTATTTTTGTTACCTTAGCAATGTGCAGGTATTATGCTAGTATCCTTAAAATTTGAACAAACCTAAACTACTTTTTTACTAATCATGTGATATTAGTAATAACCTATGCCTATGCAAACATTCACAAAAGACACGCCTGTATAGTGCGATCAAACAGATAAGTTTCTTTTACGTGTGAATTAGTGCTTTGCCATGCCTTTTGTAGCAGCTTCTAGCTTCCTTTCGGTAATGAAAGCTCTATTAATCTTAAACAGTTACATCAAACTAATACAATCATTTTAAGATCAATTCTGATATCCACATAGATAGGATACATACAACCCAAGAGGAAAAACGAAGAGACAAAAATGGCATGAGATCCTATATCATATTGTAGCAAACTACGATACACAATCACCATAGCAACACCTAGACCTTGAGAAAGGTTTTACAAAACAATGCCTCCAACAAGGAAACAACATGTGCATGCACCCCCTTTAGAATGTTTCAACAGGCCAAGTTCTCTATTTTCACCCTAGAGAGAGATTAGATTTTTGAACTACAAGCAATGCATGAACAAATTGGATTGAT encodes:
- the LOC136473367 gene encoding uncharacterized protein, whose protein sequence is MYATKPLSLFKSHPEAASGAPPEGRNSGYLVVKGAADEETSCWGLFPDRRVRELPLPQDRVLKVRYTVSNGQTTSVQEEAVVFVPVPDQPLASNRYYAVIAKGKNWGLVRACSREEDKVTCCFFRCIKDVAPRPFDPADVYQQMEIVQRRRGWFTARAVAADGFPSSLYRSKYWEVYASKTGKFDLGVGDAMGMDAALRSRQLADYAFPVAATAAAVGKWYSPFFLIKEADVAPREQMERSAFYEVTLELRWEPVHAYSGGGSKLASMRAYIGGCAEAEEDLNSRRHGDAYLWFKAAAARQHLGVCKSVLERMRWEESREGWVDEEDAEKVTSGGSVLVERFVVKRLDGSVVVAFDFLHLSKVRAKQL